The Paraburkholderia acidisoli genome contains a region encoding:
- a CDS encoding DUF4810 domain-containing protein, with product MNHTTTRARSVALACAAAAAASALLSGCATQTTPPLYGWDGYQPQVYDYLQGKSSPQTQIAALEQSLQKMAAKGEAVPPGFHAHLGALYASAGKRDDAQRELLAEKSAFPESSAYMDFLLTNLKK from the coding sequence ATGAATCACACGACAACCCGCGCGCGCAGCGTCGCGCTCGCCTGCGCCGCGGCCGCCGCCGCGAGCGCGCTGCTGTCCGGCTGCGCAACGCAGACCACGCCGCCGCTCTACGGCTGGGACGGATATCAACCGCAGGTGTACGACTACCTCCAGGGCAAGTCGAGCCCGCAAACGCAGATTGCCGCGCTCGAGCAGAGCCTGCAAAAAATGGCCGCGAAGGGCGAAGCGGTGCCGCCGGGCTTCCACGCGCATCTCGGGGCGCTCTACGCGAGTGCCGGCAAGCGCGACGACGCGCAGCGGGAGTTGCTGGCCGAAAAATCGGCGTTCCCCGAGTCGTCCGCATACATGGACTTCCTGCTGACGAACCTGAAGAAATAG
- a CDS encoding CsgG/HfaB family protein, with protein MSKLPRRRAPWAVALVFAMLGGCATEASHTVAVPEVAVARTPYAGKPVAVAVGKFDNRSSYLRGIFTDGSDRLGGQAKTILVTALQQSGRFNVLDRDNLAEIRQEAGFAKQAQSVKGARYVVTGDVTEFGRKEVGDQQLFGILGRGKTQVAYAKVSLNVVNTVTSEVVASAQGAGEYSLSSREVIGTGGTQGYDSTLNGKVLDLAIQEAVNRLAERVDAGALAPAQ; from the coding sequence ATGTCGAAGTTACCAAGGCGTCGTGCCCCATGGGCCGTGGCACTCGTTTTCGCAATGCTCGGCGGTTGCGCGACCGAGGCGTCGCACACCGTCGCCGTTCCGGAAGTCGCCGTCGCGCGCACTCCTTATGCGGGCAAGCCCGTGGCCGTTGCCGTCGGCAAGTTCGACAACCGCTCCAGCTACCTGCGCGGCATTTTCACGGACGGCAGCGACCGTCTCGGCGGCCAGGCCAAAACCATTCTCGTCACGGCGCTCCAGCAAAGCGGGCGCTTCAACGTGCTCGACCGCGACAACCTCGCTGAAATTCGTCAGGAAGCGGGCTTCGCGAAGCAGGCGCAGAGCGTGAAGGGTGCGCGCTATGTCGTGACCGGCGACGTCACCGAGTTCGGCCGCAAGGAAGTGGGCGACCAGCAACTGTTCGGCATTCTCGGCCGCGGCAAAACCCAGGTCGCCTACGCGAAGGTCAGCCTCAACGTCGTCAATACCGTCACGTCCGAAGTGGTGGCTTCCGCCCAGGGCGCGGGCGAATACAGCCTGTCGAGCCGCGAGGTGATCGGCACGGGCGGCACGCAAGGCTACGACTCCACGCTCAACGGCAAGGTGCTCGACCTGGCGATCCAGGAGGCGGTCAACCGCCTCGCCGAACGAGTCGACGCGGGCGCGCTCGCCCCGGCGCAATGA
- a CDS encoding HlyC/CorC family transporter yields the protein MNDSYPSRRQTDKPQEKRSLLERLTDFISPEPDSRGELLEILQDAHARNLIDADSLSMIEGVFQVSDLCARDIMVPRAQMDAINIADRPDDFIPFVLEKAHSRYPVFEGNRDNVIGVLLAKDLLRYYAEEEFDVRGMLRPAVFIPESKRLNVLLHDFRVNRNHIAIVVDEYGGVAGLITIEDVLEQIVGDIEDEYDFDEESGNIIASPDGRYRVRALTEIGQFNETFGTHFSDEEVDTIGGFVTHHFGHVPHRGEKVRIGDLIFEVLRADARQVHMLLVRRDPLAGQREAALQPPA from the coding sequence ATGAACGACTCTTATCCCAGTCGACGCCAGACCGACAAACCGCAGGAAAAGCGCTCGCTCCTCGAGCGGCTGACCGATTTCATCTCGCCCGAGCCCGACTCGCGCGGCGAGCTTCTCGAAATTCTCCAGGACGCGCACGCGCGCAATCTGATCGACGCCGACTCGCTTTCGATGATCGAAGGCGTGTTCCAGGTGTCCGACCTGTGCGCGCGCGACATCATGGTGCCGCGCGCCCAGATGGACGCGATCAACATTGCCGACCGTCCCGACGATTTCATCCCGTTCGTGCTGGAAAAGGCGCACTCGCGCTATCCCGTGTTCGAGGGCAATCGCGACAACGTGATCGGCGTGCTGCTCGCGAAAGACCTGCTGCGCTACTACGCCGAAGAGGAATTCGACGTGCGCGGCATGCTGCGCCCGGCCGTGTTCATCCCCGAATCGAAGCGCCTGAACGTGCTGCTGCACGACTTCCGCGTGAACCGCAATCACATCGCCATCGTCGTGGACGAATACGGCGGCGTGGCCGGCCTCATCACGATCGAGGACGTGCTGGAGCAGATCGTCGGCGACATCGAGGACGAATACGACTTCGACGAGGAAAGCGGCAACATCATCGCCTCGCCCGACGGCCGCTACCGCGTGCGCGCGCTCACCGAAATCGGGCAGTTCAACGAGACGTTCGGCACCCATTTCTCCGACGAGGAAGTCGACACGATCGGCGGTTTCGTCACGCATCACTTCGGGCACGTGCCGCATCGCGGCGAGAAGGTGCGGATCGGCGACCTGATTTTCGAGGTGCTGCGCGCCGACGCACGTCAGGTGCATATGCTGCTCGTGCGCCGCGACCCGCTCGCGGGCCAGCGCGAAGCCGCGTTGCAACCGCCGGCCTGA
- the lnt gene encoding apolipoprotein N-acyltransferase, giving the protein MAEPIDTRAQDAARAAAPSADSADSADSADSADSADSASPANSAHSADTAVRRALPFWHYLAAIALGALNTLSFAPTPHGGWLEIVIFAAFYFWLTRTTGWKSALLTGWAFGFGNFVTGVWWLYVSMHFYGGMPAPLAGAALGLFSLYLGVYPALAALVWSFCAGHATHAARRARFGSMPESLAGSLPFTPTWHGAFAFASAWALGEWARGYVFTGFPWLSSGYAQVDGPLAGFAPVAGVYGVGWALALVAALIVQAAVRARSAKPAQVLSEPDYESAARRAAVAMPALLAVLVIAAGLLLPLVPWTQPSGAPLNVRLLQGNVKQEMKFSETGTMDALAEFQKLITEKPADLVVTPETAIPVLVQEVPQQFGRDVRDFADATHTAILFGAVGGTITPEGRVVDYTNSLFGITPGQPGLYRYDKHHLVPFGEFVPWGFRWFVNLMNIPLGDFARGAPVQPPFLVHGQPVAADICYEDIFGEEIARTVRENPVSPGILVNSTNLAWFGDTIALDQHLQIARMRSLETGRPMLRATNTGATAAIDGHGRVIARLPTFTTGSLDVRVEGTTGFTPYVTSGNNTVIAVSLLLLAVGFAFGPALRRRKTRAP; this is encoded by the coding sequence ATGGCCGAACCGATCGATACCCGCGCGCAGGACGCCGCGCGCGCCGCCGCGCCCTCCGCAGATTCCGCAGATTCCGCAGATTCCGCAGATTCCGCAGATTCCGCAGATTCCGCATCGCCCGCAAATTCTGCCCATTCCGCCGATACCGCCGTGCGCCGCGCGCTGCCGTTCTGGCACTATCTGGCCGCCATCGCGCTCGGCGCGCTGAACACGCTCTCGTTCGCCCCGACGCCGCACGGCGGCTGGCTCGAAATCGTTATCTTCGCGGCGTTCTACTTCTGGCTCACGCGCACGACCGGCTGGAAGAGCGCGCTGCTCACGGGCTGGGCGTTCGGCTTCGGCAACTTCGTGACGGGCGTCTGGTGGCTCTACGTCAGCATGCATTTTTACGGCGGCATGCCCGCGCCGCTCGCGGGCGCGGCGCTCGGGCTGTTCTCGCTGTATCTCGGCGTGTATCCGGCGCTGGCCGCGCTCGTCTGGTCGTTCTGCGCGGGTCACGCGACGCATGCGGCACGGCGCGCTCGCTTCGGGTCGATGCCTGAGTCGCTGGCCGGGTCGCTGCCTTTCACGCCGACGTGGCACGGCGCATTCGCGTTCGCAAGCGCCTGGGCGCTCGGCGAATGGGCGCGCGGCTACGTGTTCACGGGCTTTCCGTGGCTCTCCAGCGGCTACGCGCAGGTGGACGGCCCGCTCGCCGGCTTCGCGCCGGTCGCGGGCGTGTACGGCGTGGGCTGGGCACTGGCGCTCGTGGCCGCGCTGATCGTGCAGGCGGCCGTGCGGGCACGGTCGGCCAAGCCCGCGCAAGTCCTTTCGGAGCCGGATTATGAGTCCGCTGCCAGGCGCGCGGCCGTCGCCATGCCCGCCTTGCTCGCCGTGCTCGTGATCGCCGCCGGGCTGCTGCTGCCGCTCGTGCCCTGGACGCAGCCTTCCGGCGCGCCGCTCAACGTGCGCCTGCTGCAAGGCAACGTGAAGCAGGAAATGAAGTTCTCCGAAACCGGCACGATGGACGCGCTCGCGGAGTTCCAGAAGCTCATCACCGAAAAGCCCGCCGATCTCGTCGTCACGCCCGAAACCGCGATTCCCGTGCTGGTGCAGGAAGTGCCGCAGCAGTTCGGCCGCGACGTCCGCGATTTCGCCGATGCGACCCACACGGCAATCCTGTTCGGCGCCGTGGGCGGCACCATCACGCCGGAAGGCCGTGTCGTCGATTACACCAACAGCCTGTTCGGGATCACGCCGGGCCAGCCGGGGCTGTATCGCTACGACAAACACCACCTCGTGCCGTTTGGCGAGTTCGTGCCTTGGGGCTTCCGCTGGTTCGTGAACCTCATGAACATTCCGCTCGGCGACTTCGCGCGCGGCGCGCCCGTGCAGCCGCCATTCCTCGTGCACGGCCAGCCGGTGGCCGCGGACATTTGCTACGAAGACATTTTTGGCGAGGAAATCGCGCGCACGGTGCGCGAGAACCCGGTTTCGCCCGGCATTCTCGTCAATTCGACCAATCTCGCGTGGTTCGGCGACACCATCGCGCTCGACCAGCACCTGCAGATCGCGCGCATGCGCTCGCTCGAAACCGGCCGGCCGATGCTGCGCGCGACCAACACGGGCGCGACGGCCGCCATCGACGGACACGGCCGCGTGATCGCGCGCCTGCCCACCTTCACGACGGGCTCGCTCGACGTGCGCGTGGAAGGCACGACCGGCTTCACGCCTTACGTGACGAGCGGCAACAACACGGTGATCGCCGTGTCGTTGCTGCTGCTCGCGGTCGGTTTCGCGTTTGGACCGGCCCTCAGGCGCCGCAAGACGCGCGCGCCATAA
- the glyQ gene encoding glycine--tRNA ligase subunit alpha translates to MLTFQQIILTLQSYWDKQGCALLQPIDMEVGAGTSHVHTFLRAIGPEPWRAAYVQPSRRPKDGRYGENPNRLQHYYQYQVVLKPAPENILDLYLGSLEALGFDLKQNDVRFVEDDWENPTLGAWGLGWEVWLNGMEVTQFTYFQQVGGLDCKPVLGEITYGLERLAMYLQKVENIYDLVWTEWEEQGPNGLEIRRLTYGDVYHQNEVEQSTYNFEHANVDLLFTFFNAYESEAKRMMEQQLALPAYELVLKAAHTFNLLDARGAISVTERAAYIGRIRTLSRSVAQSYYESREKLGFPMLGNPVHGVPGLTTDEQDAAMPAWAPPLKVERKFAEE, encoded by the coding sequence ATGCTCACGTTTCAGCAAATCATCCTGACGCTCCAGTCTTACTGGGACAAGCAGGGCTGCGCGCTGCTCCAGCCGATCGACATGGAAGTCGGCGCCGGCACTTCGCACGTCCACACCTTCCTGCGCGCGATTGGCCCCGAGCCGTGGCGCGCGGCCTACGTGCAGCCCTCGCGCCGCCCCAAAGACGGCCGCTACGGCGAGAACCCGAACCGCCTCCAGCACTACTACCAGTACCAGGTCGTGCTCAAGCCGGCGCCGGAAAACATTCTCGACCTGTATCTCGGCTCGCTCGAAGCGCTCGGTTTCGATCTCAAGCAGAACGACGTGCGTTTCGTGGAAGACGACTGGGAGAATCCCACGCTCGGCGCGTGGGGTCTCGGCTGGGAAGTGTGGCTGAACGGCATGGAAGTCACGCAGTTCACCTACTTCCAGCAAGTGGGCGGCCTCGACTGCAAGCCGGTGCTCGGCGAAATCACCTACGGGCTCGAGCGTCTCGCCATGTATCTGCAGAAGGTCGAGAACATTTACGACCTCGTGTGGACCGAGTGGGAAGAACAAGGCCCGAACGGCCTGGAAATCCGCCGCCTCACCTATGGCGACGTCTATCACCAGAACGAAGTCGAGCAATCGACCTACAACTTCGAGCACGCGAACGTCGACCTGCTGTTCACGTTCTTCAACGCGTACGAAAGCGAAGCGAAGCGCATGATGGAGCAGCAACTCGCGCTGCCCGCCTACGAACTCGTGCTCAAGGCCGCACACACCTTCAACCTGCTCGACGCGCGCGGCGCGATCTCCGTGACGGAGCGCGCGGCGTATATCGGCCGCATCCGCACGCTGTCGCGCAGCGTGGCGCAGTCGTACTACGAGTCGCGCGAAAAGCTCGGCTTCCCGATGCTCGGCAATCCCGTGCACGGCGTGCCGGGCCTGACCACCGACGAACAGGACGCCGCGATGCCCGCCTGGGCGCCGCCGCTGAAGGTCGAACGCAAGTTCGCCGAGGAATGA
- the glyS gene encoding glycine--tRNA ligase subunit beta produces the protein MTQAHHATLLVELLTEELPPKALARLGDAFAEGIAQRLAARDLIEGDLSFERFATPRRLAVTIKNVRSVAPEKQVREKVLPVSVALDANGQPTAPLAKKLAALGFPEFPVGDLERASDGKNEAFFLRYAAPGATLADGLQAVLDEALGKLPIPKVMKYQRPDGSDVQFVRPVHRLTVLHGEAIVPVTAFGIDAGDTTRGHRFLSEGPIAISHADDYAHTLQHKGSVIANYAERRDSIRAQLAEQAAGDQVVMPEALLDEVNSLVEWPVVYACKFEDEFLQVPQECLILTMQTNQKYFALTDDEGRLRSRFLIVSNLATSTPEQIVEGNERVVRPRLADAKFFFEQDKKKTLADRVPLLANVVYHNKLGSQLQRVERLEALAGLIAERSGADVALARRAARLAKADLLTDMVGEFPELQGTMGTYYARHDGEPEDVAIACSEHYQPRFSGDTLPTTTTGKIVALADKLETLVGIWGIGLAPTGEKDPFALRRHALGVLRILVEEQLPLDLVDLLRGAYAQFAGIDAVQESTQAIYEFCLDRLRGMLRERGYAAQEIDAVLALNPTRLDDIVARLDAVREFAALNEAASLAAANKRISNILKKSEGTEDAGVQIALFVEAAEKALYAQLEQVAPRVETQLAAREYTGALTALAALRETVDTFFNDVMVNAEDPALRANRLALLKALHRQMNRVADISRLAA, from the coding sequence ATGACGCAAGCTCATCACGCCACTCTCCTCGTCGAACTGTTGACCGAGGAACTGCCGCCGAAGGCCCTCGCGCGCCTCGGCGACGCCTTTGCCGAAGGCATCGCGCAGCGCCTCGCCGCGCGCGATCTCATCGAAGGCGATCTCTCGTTCGAACGCTTCGCCACGCCGCGCCGTCTCGCGGTGACGATCAAGAACGTGCGCAGCGTCGCGCCCGAAAAGCAGGTGCGCGAAAAAGTGCTGCCCGTGTCGGTCGCGCTCGACGCCAACGGCCAGCCCACCGCGCCGCTCGCGAAGAAGCTCGCCGCGCTCGGCTTCCCCGAGTTTCCGGTTGGCGATCTCGAACGCGCGAGCGACGGCAAGAACGAGGCGTTCTTCCTGCGCTATGCGGCGCCGGGCGCCACGCTCGCCGACGGCCTGCAGGCCGTGCTCGACGAAGCGCTCGGCAAGCTGCCCATCCCGAAGGTCATGAAGTATCAGCGCCCGGACGGCAGTGACGTGCAGTTCGTGCGCCCCGTGCATCGCCTCACGGTGCTGCACGGCGAGGCAATCGTGCCGGTCACGGCATTCGGCATCGACGCCGGCGACACCACGCGCGGCCACCGCTTCCTCTCGGAAGGCCCGATCGCCATCTCGCACGCCGACGACTACGCGCACACGCTCCAGCACAAGGGCTCCGTGATCGCGAACTACGCCGAGCGCCGCGACTCGATTCGCGCGCAACTCGCCGAGCAGGCGGCCGGCGACCAGGTCGTGATGCCGGAAGCGCTGCTCGACGAAGTGAATTCGCTCGTCGAATGGCCGGTCGTGTACGCGTGCAAGTTCGAGGACGAATTCCTGCAAGTGCCGCAGGAATGCCTGATCCTCACGATGCAGACCAACCAGAAGTACTTCGCGCTCACCGACGACGAAGGCCGTCTGCGCTCGCGCTTCCTGATCGTCTCGAATCTCGCGACTTCCACGCCCGAGCAGATCGTCGAAGGCAACGAGCGCGTGGTGCGCCCGCGTCTCGCCGACGCCAAGTTCTTCTTCGAGCAGGACAAGAAGAAGACGCTTGCCGACCGCGTGCCGTTGCTCGCGAACGTGGTCTATCACAACAAGCTCGGCTCGCAGTTGCAGCGCGTGGAGCGTCTCGAAGCGCTCGCGGGTCTGATCGCCGAACGCTCGGGCGCCGACGTCGCGCTCGCGCGGCGCGCCGCGCGCCTCGCGAAGGCCGACTTGCTGACCGACATGGTCGGTGAATTCCCCGAGCTGCAAGGCACGATGGGCACCTACTACGCGCGCCACGACGGCGAGCCGGAAGACGTGGCCATCGCGTGCTCGGAGCACTATCAGCCGCGCTTCTCCGGCGACACGTTGCCCACGACCACGACCGGCAAGATCGTCGCGCTCGCCGACAAGCTGGAAACGCTCGTCGGCATCTGGGGCATCGGTCTCGCGCCCACGGGCGAGAAAGACCCGTTCGCGCTGCGCCGCCATGCGCTGGGCGTGCTGCGTATTCTCGTCGAAGAGCAGTTGCCGCTCGATCTCGTCGATCTGCTGCGCGGCGCGTATGCGCAATTCGCCGGTATCGACGCGGTGCAGGAATCGACCCAGGCGATCTACGAGTTCTGCCTCGACCGTCTGCGCGGCATGCTGCGTGAACGCGGCTACGCGGCGCAGGAAATCGACGCGGTGCTCGCGCTGAACCCGACGCGCCTCGACGACATCGTCGCGCGCCTCGACGCCGTACGCGAATTCGCGGCGCTCAACGAAGCGGCGTCGCTCGCGGCGGCCAACAAGCGCATCTCGAACATCCTCAAGAAGTCCGAGGGCACCGAGGACGCGGGCGTGCAGATCGCGCTGTTCGTGGAAGCGGCCGAGAAGGCGCTTTACGCGCAGCTCGAGCAGGTCGCGCCGCGCGTGGAAACGCAACTCGCCGCGCGCGAGTACACGGGCGCGCTCACGGCGCTCGCCGCGTTGCGCGAAACCGTCGACACGTTCTTCAACGACGTGATGGTCAACGCCGAAGATCCGGCGCTGCGCGCGAACCGCCTGGCGTTGCTGAAGGCGCTGCACCGGCAGATGAACCGCGTCGCGGACATCTCGCGACTCGCTGCGTAA
- the gmhB gene encoding D-glycero-beta-D-manno-heptose 1,7-bisphosphate 7-phosphatase yields the protein MPTSTPRKLVVLDRDGVINLDSDAFIKTPDEWVAIPGSLEAIARLNQAGYRVAVATNQSGIGRGLFDTAALNAMHAKMHRLAAAVGGRIDAVFFCPHTAQDHCDCRKPKPGMLKMIVERFEIEPGNTPVVGDSLRDLEAGAALGFRPHLVRTGKGEKTLAAGGLPEGTRVHDDLRAFVFDFLANEPA from the coding sequence ATGCCGACCAGCACACCCCGCAAACTCGTCGTTCTCGACCGCGACGGCGTGATCAACCTCGACTCCGACGCGTTCATCAAGACGCCGGACGAATGGGTTGCGATTCCCGGCAGCCTCGAAGCGATCGCGCGCCTGAACCAGGCGGGCTATCGCGTCGCGGTGGCGACGAACCAGTCCGGCATCGGCCGCGGCCTGTTCGACACGGCCGCGCTCAACGCCATGCACGCGAAGATGCATCGGCTCGCGGCCGCCGTGGGCGGCCGTATCGACGCCGTGTTCTTCTGCCCGCACACCGCGCAAGACCATTGCGACTGCCGCAAGCCCAAGCCCGGCATGCTCAAGATGATCGTCGAACGTTTCGAGATCGAACCCGGGAACACGCCCGTGGTGGGCGACTCGCTGCGCGACCTCGAAGCGGGCGCGGCGCTCGGCTTCCGCCCGCACCTCGTGCGCACGGGCAAGGGCGAGAAAACGCTCGCGGCGGGCGGGCTGCCCGAAGGCACCCGCGTGCATGACGACCTGCGCGCCTTCGTGTTCGACTTTCTCGCCAACGAACCCGCTTGA
- a CDS encoding lysophospholipid acyltransferase family protein, with protein sequence MRFLRSLLLFIYFIVYTMPYATACFIAFPFLNATRRYWMAVGWCRSTLFVARVLTGIRYRIEGWENLPDGPAVLLSKHQSAWETLAFPALMPRPLCYVFKRELLYVPFFGWALGMLKMVHINRKEGKNAFASVTRQGRQRMAEGAWVIMFPEGTRTPVGKQGKYKTGGPRFAIETGAPVVPIAHNAGHVWPRNSFLKYAGIVTVSIGKPIETTGLTPDEVNARVEAWIETEMRRIDPGAYRGAGDAATSSATQA encoded by the coding sequence ATGCGCTTCCTCCGTTCCCTGCTGCTGTTCATCTACTTCATCGTCTACACGATGCCGTACGCGACGGCGTGCTTCATTGCGTTCCCGTTCTTGAACGCGACGCGGCGCTACTGGATGGCCGTGGGCTGGTGCCGCTCGACGCTGTTCGTCGCGCGCGTGCTGACCGGCATCCGCTATCGCATCGAGGGCTGGGAAAACCTGCCGGACGGGCCCGCCGTGCTCCTTTCGAAGCACCAGTCGGCGTGGGAGACGCTCGCGTTTCCGGCGCTGATGCCGCGCCCGCTCTGCTACGTGTTCAAGCGCGAGCTGTTGTACGTGCCGTTCTTCGGCTGGGCGCTCGGCATGCTGAAGATGGTTCACATCAACCGCAAGGAAGGCAAGAACGCGTTCGCCTCGGTCACGCGCCAGGGCAGGCAACGCATGGCCGAAGGCGCGTGGGTCATCATGTTCCCCGAGGGCACGCGTACGCCCGTGGGCAAGCAGGGCAAGTACAAGACGGGCGGCCCGCGTTTCGCCATCGAAACGGGCGCGCCCGTGGTGCCGATCGCGCACAACGCCGGCCACGTCTGGCCCCGAAATTCCTTTCTCAAATATGCGGGTATAGTCACGGTGTCGATCGGCAAGCCGATCGAGACGACCGGACTCACCCCCGACGAAGTGAACGCACGCGTGGAAGCGTGGATCGAAACGGAAATGCGCCGGATCGACCCCGGCGCCTATCGTGGTGCGGGCGATGCCGCAACGTCGAGCGCGACGCAAGCCTGA